A genome region from Methanobacterium subterraneum includes the following:
- a CDS encoding PsbP-related protein: MDPENIQNNNYQTLVFFQQIPTTGSLAVATASLKTQIQAVGWGQVISETDRTINGVSAKDMVYSISTTSGVAKKERIIAMQDSSNRYYIVCSAPTADFDRQQSNFNLIIDSFKIQ; encoded by the coding sequence GTGGACCCTGAGAACATACAGAATAATAACTACCAGACCCTGGTATTCTTCCAGCAAATTCCAACAACGGGCTCGCTGGCAGTGGCAACTGCATCTCTTAAAACACAAATCCAGGCAGTTGGGTGGGGGCAAGTCATATCCGAAACCGATAGAACCATAAATGGGGTCTCTGCTAAAGACATGGTCTACTCCATAAGCACTACCTCTGGAGTTGCTAAAAAGGAACGTATTATCGCCATGCAAGATTCCAGCAACCGTTACTATATTGTATGCAGTGCACCAACCGCTGACTTTGACAGACAACAATCTAACTTCAATTTAATAATAGATAGTTTTAAGATTCAATAA
- a CDS encoding YcaO-related McrA-glycine thioamidation protein — protein MFKEVPVKYFGGTHRCRDPQETIEKVEGKLSVAGVTRIAEITHLDRIGIPVYSAIRPGAAEGAVSIYAGKGATKPQAKASAMMEAFERYSAEKQESDDEKIICGSLQEMDECIDPLSLILPAKSRDTAKIDIDWVKAIDAGNDTECLVPANAVYHPYQSTNGISLFKSSTNGLASGNVLEEAVFHGITEVVERDAWSIFEATRQPKMEVDCTDTENPLIRDVLSKFRKAGVEVKLVDLTADVEITTMAAVSDDTVLKDPALLTLGVGTHLDPEVAALRALTEVAQSRATQIHGTREDTTRAVFMRKAGYERMKRINRHWFGESQGTITLSDIENKSQKSFKDDIETSLELLEKCGFDNVLYTDLTRPEIQIPVVRVIIPGMEVYSVDSERVGKRLLR, from the coding sequence ATGTTTAAAGAAGTTCCCGTAAAATACTTTGGAGGCACCCACCGTTGCCGTGACCCTCAGGAGACCATAGAAAAAGTGGAGGGAAAACTTTCTGTGGCAGGAGTTACCAGAATAGCGGAAATAACTCACCTGGACCGTATTGGAATACCGGTGTATTCTGCTATCCGGCCAGGGGCTGCAGAAGGTGCGGTAAGTATTTACGCAGGTAAAGGTGCTACTAAACCACAGGCCAAGGCTTCGGCCATGATGGAAGCATTTGAAAGATACTCTGCTGAAAAACAGGAATCAGATGATGAAAAAATAATCTGTGGATCTTTACAGGAAATGGATGAATGTATTGATCCGTTATCACTAATATTACCTGCTAAATCCAGAGACACAGCTAAAATTGATATCGACTGGGTGAAGGCAATTGATGCGGGTAATGATACTGAATGTCTGGTACCGGCCAACGCAGTCTACCATCCCTACCAGTCAACCAATGGAATTTCTCTTTTCAAATCCAGTACCAATGGTCTGGCATCAGGTAATGTGCTGGAAGAGGCAGTTTTCCATGGTATAACTGAGGTGGTGGAAAGGGATGCCTGGAGCATTTTTGAGGCCACACGCCAGCCCAAGATGGAAGTGGACTGCACCGACACCGAAAACCCCCTGATAAGGGATGTTCTATCCAAATTCCGCAAGGCAGGGGTGGAAGTTAAACTGGTTGATTTAACTGCTGATGTGGAAATAACCACCATGGCTGCAGTTTCAGATGATACTGTTCTAAAAGACCCAGCACTCCTAACATTAGGGGTGGGAACCCACCTCGACCCGGAAGTTGCTGCCCTCAGGGCCCTAACTGAGGTTGCTCAAAGTAGAGCTACCCAGATCCACGGTACACGCGAAGACACCACTCGGGCAGTTTTCATGCGCAAGGCCGGATATGAACGCATGAAGAGAATCAACCGGCACTGGTTCGGAGAATCACAGGGCACAATAACCCTCTCAGATATAGAGAACAAGTCTCAAAAATCATTCAAAGACGATATTGAAACTTCCCTGGAACTTCTGGAGAAATGTGGGTTTGATAATGTTCTCTACACTGATCTTACCCGTCCGGAGATCCAGATTCCAGTGGTGCGAGTTATCATTCCTGGAATGGAAGTTTATTCCGTTGATTCTGAAAGGGTAGGGAAAAGACTACTTCGATAG
- a CDS encoding site-2 protease family protein codes for MVNFTTHEIRDILISMLVIAGVFAYVFRGINQGDFISLIPVTLVAVGFGFVFHELAHKFMAIKYGFYAEYRLWVEGLVLAMVTAALGFVFAAPGAVYIHGEYISKEENGKISIAGPLTNIALAAIFFVLIQFVSASTLLTLICSLGFMINSFLAFFNLLPVAMLDGAKVLKWNPVIWIVTIGIAFIMMAYPYILQYFY; via the coding sequence ATGGTTAACTTCACAACCCATGAGATTAGGGATATATTAATCTCCATGTTGGTTATTGCCGGGGTTTTTGCTTATGTATTCCGGGGTATTAACCAGGGAGACTTCATTTCACTTATCCCCGTCACACTGGTGGCAGTGGGATTTGGATTCGTATTCCACGAACTGGCTCACAAATTTATGGCGATTAAGTACGGTTTTTATGCCGAATACCGCCTATGGGTTGAAGGTTTAGTTCTGGCCATGGTAACAGCTGCCCTTGGATTTGTATTTGCCGCACCCGGTGCAGTGTACATTCACGGGGAGTATATCTCTAAGGAAGAAAATGGAAAGATATCCATTGCCGGACCATTAACTAACATAGCTCTGGCAGCTATATTCTTTGTTTTAATCCAATTTGTATCGGCCTCAACCCTACTAACACTAATCTGTAGCCTTGGCTTTATGATCAACAGTTTTTTAGCCTTTTTCAACTTGCTCCCGGTTGCTATGTTAGACGGGGCGAAAGTTTTAAAATGGAACCCGGTTATATGGATCGTTACCATTGGAATAGCATTTATAATGATGGCCTATCCATACATCTTGCAGTATTTCTACTGA
- a CDS encoding HIT family protein, whose protein sequence is MEAQCEYCQVFGGYGQLIWQTIHWNIYLAPSQRYLGTCVVALKRHCQDLSQVNHDEWIDFSRVVRKLELALERAFKPTLYNWSCFKNSAFRSENPEPEVHWHFIPRYKDPVTFNELIFHDPDFGYIPLPEKREIPPEIMEKLSNIIKDHME, encoded by the coding sequence ATGGAAGCCCAGTGTGAATATTGTCAGGTTTTCGGTGGTTATGGTCAGCTAATCTGGCAGACCATCCACTGGAATATATATCTTGCACCAAGCCAACGTTATCTGGGAACCTGTGTGGTGGCCCTTAAAAGGCATTGCCAGGATCTTTCCCAGGTTAACCATGATGAATGGATTGATTTTTCAAGGGTGGTACGGAAACTGGAACTGGCACTGGAACGTGCATTCAAACCCACCCTCTACAACTGGAGTTGTTTTAAAAACTCCGCATTCCGGAGTGAAAATCCCGAACCCGAAGTTCACTGGCATTTTATACCCCGCTATAAGGATCCAGTAACTTTTAATGAGTTAATATTCCATGATCCTGATTTTGGATATATTCCCCTTCCAGAAAAGAGAGAAATTCCACCAGAGATCATGGAAAAATTATCCAATATAATTAAAGACCACATGGAATAA
- a CDS encoding aminopeptidase P family protein encodes MKIDEILQKMNQDELGSLIILKPENIAYVTGFKPSSISVLILKEDPLLLSSKLDLEEARQKSQIPVGEFKSLDELKKTLKKTIPGNGTNPGKIGVEHSMTVGTYHKLCEDFQIKITDIIESLRVVKSPKEIRKIKGAIRIAEDSFKDLDFSVSEDNLAAQLEYNMRSAGSPRPSFETIVASGPRSSLPHATTTSRRLESPIMIDWGALYQDYASDMTRTIIEKEEEEKIFSIILEAQQKAIDAIKPGVNASHIDKVARNVIEEYGYGDNFIHSTGHGVGLEVHEKPSLSYRSDEKLEKGMVVTVEPGIYIEGKFGMRIEDMVLVTNHRKVLTSKARKIFA; translated from the coding sequence ATGAAAATAGATGAAATATTACAAAAGATGAACCAGGACGAATTAGGCTCGTTAATTATCCTTAAACCTGAAAACATAGCATATGTAACCGGTTTTAAACCTTCAAGCATTTCTGTTTTAATATTAAAAGAAGACCCATTGCTCTTATCCTCAAAGTTAGACTTGGAGGAAGCTCGTCAAAAATCACAAATACCGGTGGGTGAATTCAAATCACTAGATGAACTTAAAAAAACATTAAAAAAAACCATCCCTGGAAATGGAACTAACCCTGGAAAAATCGGTGTGGAACATTCCATGACTGTTGGCACGTATCATAAACTATGTGAAGACTTCCAAATAAAAATTACCGATATTATAGAGAGTTTAAGGGTAGTTAAATCTCCCAAAGAAATTAGAAAGATTAAAGGAGCCATCCGTATTGCTGAAGATTCATTTAAAGATCTGGATTTTTCAGTTAGTGAGGATAACCTGGCAGCACAGTTGGAGTATAATATGCGATCTGCTGGATCCCCCCGACCTTCTTTTGAAACCATCGTGGCCTCAGGACCAAGATCAAGCCTCCCCCATGCTACCACCACATCTAGAAGGTTGGAAAGCCCCATAATGATAGATTGGGGTGCTTTGTACCAGGATTATGCATCTGACATGACTCGGACCATAATTGAAAAGGAGGAAGAGGAAAAAATTTTTTCCATCATCCTTGAAGCACAGCAGAAAGCTATAGATGCTATAAAACCTGGTGTTAACGCATCTCATATTGATAAGGTGGCCAGAAATGTCATTGAAGAATATGGATATGGGGATAATTTCATCCATTCCACTGGACATGGCGTGGGATTGGAAGTTCACGAAAAACCATCATTATCCTACAGGAGTGATGAAAAACTGGAAAAAGGGATGGTAGTGACTGTTGAACCTGGAATATATATTGAGGGAAAATTTGGGATGAGAATTGAAGACATGGTACTGGTAACAAACCATAGAAAAGTTTTAACCAGTAAAGCCCGGAAAATTTTCGCCTGA
- a CDS encoding type II secretion system F family protein: MAIIPSALSPISNSIDNIFPDKYLVRMQEMLIRSGMYIKASDILTLIFGAGIFLGIIALIAFLLLGADPLIGFIIGLIAPATLIFTWIFFMMERRVDSIEQGTPDFLRQIASLLRSGVGVETALEDISKHGEGPLTDELKRAVIEIKIGSTFEDALLGMGERLKSKTLDRTFRMIIEGRRVGGSLADVIETVAEDLRAVLALQRERKANVMMSVMFLLIAGVVAAPFALGMAMTYNSFIGSLGKPNPLADAALTSATGYIIIHSIIVGLLMGIVLYGSAKKGVKFSLALVPVSYGIFYAIILIGPSVMGMT; this comes from the coding sequence ATGGCCATCATACCTTCTGCACTTTCCCCAATATCCAACAGTATTGATAATATTTTCCCTGATAAATACCTGGTCCGTATGCAGGAAATGCTTATTCGTTCCGGCATGTACATTAAGGCCTCTGACATTTTAACACTGATTTTTGGTGCAGGCATATTTTTGGGGATAATTGCCCTGATAGCATTTCTTTTACTAGGTGCGGACCCATTAATAGGATTTATCATAGGATTAATTGCTCCCGCAACACTCATATTCACCTGGATTTTTTTTATGATGGAACGCCGAGTTGATTCCATTGAACAAGGCACTCCTGACTTTTTAAGACAGATCGCATCCCTCCTAAGATCAGGAGTGGGTGTTGAAACCGCCCTGGAAGACATCTCCAAACACGGAGAAGGTCCCCTAACCGATGAATTGAAAAGGGCTGTAATTGAAATAAAAATAGGGAGCACCTTCGAAGACGCCCTTCTTGGGATGGGGGAACGTTTGAAATCCAAAACACTGGATAGAACATTCAGAATGATTATTGAAGGTAGAAGAGTTGGTGGTAGCCTTGCCGATGTTATCGAAACAGTTGCTGAAGATTTAAGAGCTGTTCTGGCATTGCAAAGGGAAAGAAAGGCCAATGTGATGATGTCGGTGATGTTCCTATTAATAGCAGGTGTAGTTGCCGCCCCATTTGCACTGGGAATGGCCATGACTTACAATTCTTTCATCGGATCCCTGGGAAAACCCAACCCACTGGCAGATGCCGCTCTTACCAGCGCCACTGGATACATAATCATCCACTCCATAATTGTTGGTTTACTGATGGGAATCGTGCTTTATGGAAGCGCCAAGAAAGGAGTTAAATTCTCATTGGCCCTGGTTCCAGTGTCTTACGGGATATTTTATGCAATTATACTGATTGGGCCTTCTGTGATGGGAATGACCTGA
- a CDS encoding class III signal peptide-containing protein: MKMIDNGIMKDEAAQTAAEYVLLFGGIIVIVLVAIISYQNYVKGLGGNLTNGSEIQSVENNLQDINQKLNQT, translated from the coding sequence ATGAAAATGATAGATAATGGGATAATGAAGGATGAAGCAGCCCAGACCGCTGCCGAATATGTGCTGTTATTCGGAGGTATTATAGTCATAGTCCTGGTGGCCATCATTTCTTACCAAAATTACGTCAAGGGTCTGGGAGGCAACCTAACCAATGGTAGTGAAATCCAGAGTGTTGAAAACAACCTCCAGGATATAAATCAAAAACTGAACCAGACCTAA
- a CDS encoding lactaldehyde dehydrogenase, with product MKMLINGKGINKEDKIDVINPFNNQIVGKVPLGDAKDAKDAINAAHKAKKSMEEMSSRKLSRILYDIHQELKEEHQEISKLITLETGKPIRDSKVEMDRSLQTLLMAAEESKRIHGETVPMDAAIAGKSVFGFTIKIPLGVVAAITPFNYPVNLAIHKIAPALAAKNTVVFKPSSKAPLAALKMAEIMDGHLPNGVVNVITGGGSVLGDEIVTSDLVNKISFTGSVPTGLSIARKAGMKKLTLELGGNDPLLVMDDADLDVAVAGAVGGSYLNAGQVCIAVKRIIVHEKVADEFINQLVSHTRKVKVGDPMDHETVMGPLIDENAAINVEQAVNKAIEDGAQLLCGGNRDGAFFDPTVLDHVEQDMELVQKETFGPVSPVIRVKDLDEAIEVANSTPYGLQAGVFTSSIENAKRAVREIESGSVLINKQSTFRTDNMPFGGFKMSGMGKEGVKYAVEDMTRSKMVVIG from the coding sequence ATGAAAATGTTGATAAACGGGAAGGGAATAAATAAGGAAGATAAAATTGACGTTATAAATCCTTTCAACAACCAGATTGTAGGAAAAGTCCCGTTGGGAGATGCTAAAGATGCTAAAGATGCTATTAATGCGGCTCATAAAGCAAAAAAGTCAATGGAAGAAATGTCTTCCCGTAAACTATCCCGAATTCTTTACGATATCCATCAGGAGTTGAAGGAAGAACACCAGGAAATATCCAAACTCATCACTCTGGAAACTGGTAAACCCATACGAGATTCTAAAGTTGAAATGGACCGATCCCTCCAGACTCTACTTATGGCTGCTGAGGAATCAAAAAGGATTCATGGAGAAACAGTGCCCATGGATGCTGCCATTGCCGGTAAGAGTGTGTTCGGATTCACTATCAAGATACCCTTGGGAGTGGTGGCTGCTATCACCCCCTTTAATTACCCCGTTAATCTGGCCATTCACAAAATAGCTCCAGCATTAGCCGCTAAAAACACAGTGGTTTTTAAACCTTCCAGCAAAGCACCCCTAGCGGCACTAAAAATGGCAGAGATCATGGATGGACATCTGCCCAATGGAGTTGTAAACGTTATCACTGGGGGTGGGAGTGTATTAGGGGATGAAATAGTGACCAGTGATCTGGTAAATAAGATATCATTCACCGGGAGTGTCCCCACCGGCCTTTCCATAGCCCGGAAAGCAGGGATGAAAAAGCTAACCCTGGAATTAGGGGGAAATGATCCTCTCCTGGTTATGGATGATGCGGATCTTGATGTTGCAGTTGCAGGAGCAGTGGGTGGCTCTTACCTCAATGCGGGGCAGGTGTGTATTGCAGTTAAACGGATCATAGTCCATGAAAAGGTAGCAGATGAGTTTATAAACCAGTTAGTATCCCACACCCGGAAGGTAAAAGTAGGAGACCCAATGGATCATGAAACAGTTATGGGTCCCCTGATTGATGAAAATGCTGCCATCAACGTGGAACAGGCCGTGAATAAAGCCATTGAAGATGGTGCTCAGTTACTCTGTGGCGGTAATCGAGATGGTGCTTTCTTTGACCCCACTGTACTCGATCACGTGGAACAAGATATGGAACTGGTTCAAAAAGAAACCTTTGGACCTGTTTCACCAGTTATAAGGGTTAAAGATCTGGATGAGGCTATTGAAGTGGCTAACAGCACACCCTACGGTTTGCAAGCCGGTGTTTTCACCAGTAGTATAGAAAATGCCAAAAGGGCTGTGCGAGAAATAGAATCAGGTTCCGTACTTATTAATAAACAATCAACCTTTCGAACGGATAATATGCCCTTCGGAGGGTTTAAGATGAGTGGAATGGGTAAAGAGGGAGTTAAATATGCAGTGGAAGATATGACCCGCAGCAAAATGGTGGTTATTGGCTGA
- a CDS encoding tRNA-binding protein, with amino-acid sequence MWDTSNDYRLLVAEKSVELFMRSVEGANLKGKWNKKQALQAARKMTSEIQTLYYSYLEPAAMIETPQISLLEDQGMEIVEALGGESWNLQFMELANREEKPKLEEALAKIKFFLNTISGLKDRISLGEIKDPVMGVDIKKGEILSVSKHPEADQLLVCNVNLHERAITVVTNDLDVKEKNQVAVALLPPEVFMGITSEGMFLGAGEGILKDVKGDLGKLPQGIPLEALNEARNLVENFLQ; translated from the coding sequence ATGTGGGATACTAGTAATGATTACCGGCTTTTAGTGGCAGAAAAATCAGTTGAACTTTTCATGAGGTCAGTTGAAGGGGCTAACCTCAAGGGCAAATGGAACAAGAAACAGGCTTTACAGGCAGCCCGGAAAATGACTTCAGAAATACAGACCCTTTACTACTCCTACCTGGAACCAGCTGCAATGATTGAAACTCCTCAAATAAGTTTATTGGAAGACCAGGGAATGGAAATAGTTGAAGCCCTTGGGGGAGAATCATGGAACCTGCAGTTCATGGAACTGGCCAATCGAGAGGAGAAACCAAAACTGGAAGAGGCCCTGGCCAAGATTAAATTCTTCCTCAACACCATCTCTGGTTTAAAGGACCGCATCAGCCTGGGGGAAATTAAAGATCCTGTAATGGGGGTTGATATTAAAAAAGGGGAAATATTGAGTGTTTCCAAACACCCTGAGGCAGATCAGCTCCTGGTGTGTAATGTTAACTTACATGAGCGTGCCATCACGGTGGTGACCAATGACTTGGATGTCAAAGAAAAAAATCAGGTGGCAGTTGCCTTGCTCCCTCCAGAAGTTTTCATGGGCATCACCAGTGAGGGAATGTTCTTAGGGGCTGGTGAAGGCATCTTAAAGGATGTAAAAGGAGATCTGGGAAAACTCCCCCAGGGAATTCCATTGGAAGCCTTGAATGAAGCCAGGAATCTTGTTGAAAATTTTTTGCAGTGA
- a CDS encoding PRC-barrel domain-containing protein, whose protein sequence is MVELTNLYNLDVYTTRGKYVGRIQDVILNIKKGRVSTLKAVAMNPDKKSVGIKDVITKSIRIVPEGDEIRPLREEGTVEIPYDRVQAVGDILLISPEIKETTVPASAET, encoded by the coding sequence ATGGTGGAATTAACGAATCTGTACAACTTAGATGTGTACACCACACGTGGAAAGTACGTGGGACGCATCCAGGATGTGATCTTAAACATCAAAAAAGGCAGGGTTTCAACCCTAAAAGCCGTTGCCATGAATCCTGATAAAAAAAGCGTTGGTATTAAAGACGTTATAACCAAAAGTATACGAATAGTTCCTGAAGGGGATGAAATAAGACCCCTTAGAGAAGAGGGGACTGTGGAAATACCTTACGACCGAGTTCAGGCAGTGGGAGATATTTTACTCATTAGTCCAGAAATTAAGGAAACCACAGTGCCAGCCAGTGCGGAGACTTAG
- a CDS encoding tRNA(His) guanylyltransferase Thg1 family protein has product MKKCEIFSSLKVPCTSHIVVRLDGRNFSQLSRKLEFEKPYDPEFMRIMAEAASLLFQEFSPKFIFIFSDEISLLLGEIPFAGRVEKIDSVMASFLSGAFTGKIMEQDEFREKLKKTSPISFDSRVIPLSSEGVVDYFQWRQMEAWRNCLNGYSYWKLREEHSREEAMAILHKKKSSQLHDLLFQKDINLAETPAWQRRGVGIYKEKFTVQGLNPLTKEKTTTHRRKIFIDWELPLFNDEFFKTNSFI; this is encoded by the coding sequence ATGAAAAAATGTGAAATATTTTCCAGTTTGAAAGTTCCCTGCACTTCCCATATAGTGGTCAGGCTTGATGGGAGGAATTTCTCCCAGTTATCCCGTAAACTGGAGTTTGAAAAACCCTATGATCCTGAGTTTATGAGGATCATGGCAGAAGCAGCCAGCTTGCTCTTTCAGGAGTTCAGCCCCAAATTCATTTTCATCTTCTCCGATGAAATCAGCTTGCTTCTGGGAGAAATACCCTTTGCCGGACGGGTGGAAAAGATTGATTCAGTTATGGCCAGTTTTCTAAGTGGAGCTTTCACCGGTAAGATCATGGAACAGGATGAATTTCGGGAAAAACTTAAAAAAACAAGTCCTATTTCTTTCGATTCCAGGGTTATCCCATTATCCAGTGAGGGGGTTGTTGATTACTTCCAGTGGAGACAGATGGAAGCTTGGAGAAACTGCCTCAACGGCTATTCCTACTGGAAATTAAGGGAAGAACATTCACGAGAAGAAGCAATGGCAATTCTCCATAAAAAGAAGAGCAGCCAGTTACATGACCTGCTCTTCCAGAAAGACATTAACCTGGCAGAGACACCGGCCTGGCAGAGAAGGGGAGTGGGTATCTATAAAGAAAAATTCACAGTTCAGGGTTTAAATCCTCTGACCAAGGAAAAAACTACCACCCACCGGAGAAAAATATTCATAGATTGGGAGCTTCCCTTATTCAATGATGAATTTTTCAAAACAAATTCATTCATTTAG
- a CDS encoding Mov34/MPN/PAD-1 family protein: protein MKKKESWMDRVIGSFLGNQDKKFREILIDQEVVEDIIQIARESHPLEFAALLEGKIKKGVLKVDGLVFLPGETSNQGAVMKTFMMPLTTGTVGSVHSHPIPSREPSTADLQFFAKNGLFHLIIAYPYTEDTIQAYDTFGEMISYGLI, encoded by the coding sequence ATGAAGAAAAAAGAGAGTTGGATGGACCGGGTTATTGGATCTTTTCTGGGAAACCAGGATAAGAAATTCCGGGAAATACTCATAGACCAGGAAGTTGTTGAGGATATAATACAAATTGCTCGAGAGTCTCATCCCCTTGAATTTGCCGCCCTACTTGAAGGTAAGATTAAAAAAGGTGTTTTAAAGGTGGATGGCCTTGTTTTCCTGCCAGGTGAAACATCTAACCAGGGCGCGGTGATGAAAACCTTCATGATGCCACTCACCACCGGCACAGTGGGATCAGTGCATAGTCATCCCATCCCCAGCCGGGAACCTTCCACTGCGGACCTGCAATTTTTCGCCAAAAACGGTTTGTTCCATCTGATAATAGCCTATCCCTACACCGAAGATACCATACAGGCCTATGATACATTTGGGGAAATGATCAGTTATGGGCTAATTTAA
- the serA gene encoding phosphoglycerate dehydrogenase produces the protein MKVLIADQINQKGIEELEEVAEVVARTDITPEELVDDIKDFDAIVVRSRTKVTREVIEAAPSLKIIARAGVGVDNVDVEAATERGIMVVNAPESTSITVAEHTMGLVLSMSRKIAIADNSVKEGKWEKSRFMGMELNSKTLGIVGMGRIGSQVVIRAKAFGMDIMVYDPYITPEAAAELGVEVVDLETLLVNADVITIHVPLTPETKYLISKPQFKIMKENAIIVNCARGGIIKEDDLYDALTQNEIGGAALDVFETEPPKESPLLQLDNVVLTPHIAASTSEAQRDAAIIVAKEIKKVFQGESPKNVINMPVMDPETFQLIKPFFGLAEKLGKFLIQTAQGNINELDITYCGELAEIQKHDIITRMILQEVLNPILTEPVNLVNAPGVAKNRGIIITEGKRSDSKGYKNLISIKMKADNNEVSVEGVFDKEPKIVMINNYQVDVETKGTMVIVCYKDIPGIIGSIGTKLGEHDINIAKMQVGRQQPGGEAVMVLKVDQNVSRDVEDDIKALAHVYDAVSVNL, from the coding sequence ATGAAGGTACTTATCGCTGATCAGATAAACCAAAAAGGAATCGAAGAATTGGAAGAGGTTGCAGAAGTTGTTGCGCGTACAGACATCACTCCAGAAGAACTGGTAGATGATATTAAAGATTTTGATGCCATTGTAGTGCGAAGTAGAACCAAAGTGACCCGTGAAGTTATTGAAGCTGCTCCTTCTTTAAAAATCATTGCCAGAGCTGGAGTGGGTGTGGATAATGTGGATGTGGAAGCAGCCACCGAAAGAGGAATAATGGTGGTTAATGCACCGGAATCCACTTCCATAACTGTGGCAGAACACACCATGGGTTTGGTGTTATCCATGTCCCGTAAGATAGCCATTGCTGATAACTCAGTTAAGGAAGGTAAATGGGAAAAAAGCCGTTTCATGGGAATGGAACTCAATAGTAAAACTCTAGGTATAGTGGGCATGGGTCGTATCGGCAGCCAGGTGGTTATCAGGGCCAAGGCATTTGGTATGGATATTATGGTTTACGACCCTTACATCACCCCTGAAGCGGCGGCTGAACTGGGAGTGGAAGTGGTTGATCTGGAAACCCTTCTGGTTAACGCGGATGTAATTACCATCCACGTGCCTCTAACTCCTGAGACCAAATACCTCATCTCCAAACCACAATTCAAGATAATGAAAGAGAATGCCATTATTGTTAACTGTGCCCGTGGAGGAATAATCAAAGAGGATGACCTGTATGATGCACTCACCCAGAATGAAATTGGTGGTGCTGCACTTGATGTGTTTGAAACAGAACCTCCCAAGGAAAGTCCTCTCCTTCAACTGGATAATGTAGTTTTAACCCCTCATATCGCAGCTTCAACATCTGAAGCTCAGCGTGACGCTGCCATAATCGTGGCCAAGGAGATCAAGAAGGTTTTCCAGGGAGAATCCCCTAAAAATGTTATTAACATGCCAGTAATGGATCCAGAAACCTTTCAACTAATCAAACCATTCTTTGGTCTGGCCGAAAAACTGGGTAAATTCCTGATTCAAACTGCCCAGGGTAACATCAACGAACTGGACATCACATACTGCGGAGAACTGGCTGAAATCCAAAAACACGACATCATAACCCGGATGATCCTCCAGGAAGTCTTAAACCCCATACTCACCGAACCGGTGAACTTGGTAAACGCCCCTGGAGTTGCTAAAAACAGGGGAATAATCATCACTGAAGGAAAAAGAAGTGATTCCAAGGGTTACAAAAACCTCATAAGCATCAAAATGAAGGCTGACAATAATGAAGTTAGTGTTGAGGGTGTTTTTGACAAAGAACCCAAAATTGTAATGATCAACAACTACCAAGTGGATGTTGAAACCAAAGGAACCATGGTAATTGTCTGCTACAAAGACATCCCAGGCATAATAGGTTCAATTGGAACTAAACTGGGTGAACACGATATAAACATAGCTAAAATGCAAGTAGGAAGGCAGCAACCTGGTGGAGAAGCAGTTATGGTATTAAAAGTGGATCAGAACGTCTCCCGTGATGTGGAAGATGATATTAAAGCTTTAGCCCATGTTTACGATGCAGTGTCAGTTAATTTATAA
- a CDS encoding heavy metal-binding domain-containing protein, giving the protein MVSIDEYIIVSSNYIPGYEITETKGFVYGLTVRSRGVGGQIGAGIRSMFGGEIKEYVTMMEETRDEAMTRAIDHAKAMGANAIISARYDSNDISDVMQEILVFGTAVVAHKVE; this is encoded by the coding sequence ATGGTCTCAATTGATGAATATATTATTGTGAGCTCAAATTACATACCAGGATATGAAATTACAGAAACTAAAGGCTTTGTATACGGCCTTACCGTCCGTAGTAGGGGTGTTGGCGGACAGATAGGTGCGGGGATACGTTCCATGTTCGGAGGGGAGATCAAGGAATACGTTACAATGATGGAAGAAACACGGGACGAGGCCATGACAAGGGCCATTGACCATGCCAAAGCCATGGGTGCCAATGCCATAATCAGTGCCCGTTACGACTCCAACGATATTTCCGATGTGATGCAGGAGATCCTGGTTTTCGGAACTGCAGTTGTGGCTCATAAAGTCGAATAG